A single genomic interval of Rhinatrema bivittatum chromosome 12, aRhiBiv1.1, whole genome shotgun sequence harbors:
- the LOC115073632 gene encoding aquaporin-5-like encodes MKVSRMLGGTWTPRFLKALLAEFLGTAVVVFSGLAAVATQIPSVMPLESLAGTASIHTSTLQAGGTSRSAEGSTSTGLPGARPAPALAGPELVPIALAFGLSLAVVSYWVAPLSGGHLNPAITVAMVVAARIRPVWALGYVLSQLLGAIVASASLYGLMPAGQARKDLGVNKFSPGVTQLQALGIEASTSFQLVLCVFATSDRLRDPLKSGHLIVGLSVTLGHLVAIRYTGCGMNPARSLGPAVITSVFTHHWVYWIGPICGGLLAAILHDIILVPKWKSIRDWLRMLRKGQEEDCDTQQSTENRDQEMGVK; translated from the exons ATGAAAGTTTCTAGGATGCTGGGAGGGACCTGGACTCCTCGGTTCCTGAAAGCCCTGCTGGCAGAGTTCTTGGGAACTGCGGTGGTCGTCTTTTCAGGCTTGGCGGCTGTCGCAACCCAGATCCCATCTGTCATGCCCCTGGAGAGCCTGGCTGGAACCGCGTCGATCCACACCAGTACTCTCCAGGCTGGCGGCACTTCCCGCTCGGCTGAAGGGTCTACGTCAACTGGGCTGCCGGGCGCCCGGCCTGCTCCTGCCTTGGCTGGCCCCGAATTGGTTCCCATCGCTTTAGCCTTTGGGCTCTCACTGGCAGTCGTGTCTTACTGGGTGGCCCCTCTGAGTGGCGGGCACCTCAACCCTGCTATCACTGTAGCCATGGTGGTGGCTGCGAGAATAAGGCCGGTCTGGGCCCTGGGCTATGTATTATCACAGCTCCTGGGAGCCATCGTCGCCTCAGCTTCACTCTATGGACTGATGCCTGCAGGGCAGGCCCGCAAAGACCTGGGCGTCAACAAG TTTTCTCCCGGAGTCACCCAGCTCCAGGCGCTGGGGATCGAGGCGAGCACATCCTTCCAGCTCGTGCTCTGTGTCTTCGCAACGTCAGACCGTCTAAGAGACCCACTGAAATCTGGGCACCTCATTGTAGGCCTCTCTGTCACCCTTGGCCACCTGGTCGCT ATAAGATACACGGGCTGCGGCATGAACCCTGCACGGTCCTTGGGCCCAGCTGTGATCACATCTGTCTTTACACACCATTGG GTATACTGGATAGGTCCAATCTGTGGAGGACTTCTAGCTGCCATTCTACATGACATAATCTTGGTCCCGAAATGGAAGAGCATCAGGGACTGGCTGAGGATGCTGAGGAAAGGGCAAGAGGAAGATTGCGACACACAGCAGAGCACGGAGAACAGAGATCAAGAGATGGGCGTCAAGTAA